From the Streptomyces sp. NBC_00390 genome, the window TGTGGCGGCACCGGTTCATCACGGACAGCTGGGGCTGGGAGCTCCCCGCCGGTGTCGTCGAGGACGGCGAGGACATCGCGGCCGCCGCCGCCCGTGAGATGGAGGAGGAGACCGGCTGGCGGCCGGGCCCCCTCCGGCATCTGCTCACCGTGGAGCCGTCCAACGGGCTCACGGACGCGCGCCACCATCTCTACGTCGCCGACGAGGCCACGTACATGGGCCACCCCGAGGACGACTTCGAGTCCTCCCGCCGGGAGTGGATCTCCCTGAAACTGGTGCCCGACATGATCGCGCGCGGCGAGGTCCCGGCCGCCAACATGGCGGCCGGGCTGCTGATGCTGCACCATCTGCGGCTGGGCTGATCCGACCTGGTCGGCGCGGCAGGGCTGATCGGACGGGGCGGGCACGGCAGGGGAGGCGAGGCGCCTACGGCCCGAGCGCCTGCCACACCACGACGGCCAGTGCCCCGAGCGCGGTCAGTGCGGCGACGGCGGGCAGTGGCCACCGGGCATGCTCAAGTGCCCCCACGCGCGCGACCAGATCGGTCAGGTCCCGGTCGATCTGGTCGTTGCGCTGGGCGAGCAGCTCCAGCCGGCCGTCGATCCGGGCGAGGCCGACATCGAGGCTGCGGCGCAGTTCTGCGAACTCCTCGACGGCCAGTAAGTGATCAGCGTCGGTTGTCACGGATGTCGCTCCTGTTCGGGGGGTGTACGGCGGGCCCTTGACTGAGCGGGTCCGAGTCAACCCTCCCTGCTCGGGGGGCGGGAGCGTGTGCGCACGGCATATGCGGGCACGCCCCTCGCACCCCGTGTGAATCAGGAGCGGGCGTC encodes:
- a CDS encoding NUDIX hydrolase; the protein is MQWTNLSEQTVYENRWFRVNLADVALPDGRHLDHFLIRLRPVAVATVVNEANEVLLLWRHRFITDSWGWELPAGVVEDGEDIAAAAAREMEEETGWRPGPLRHLLTVEPSNGLTDARHHLYVADEATYMGHPEDDFESSRREWISLKLVPDMIARGEVPAANMAAGLLMLHHLRLG